From the genome of Brevundimonas sp. NIBR11:
TCCAGCCGGATCGACCGGCCCGTCGCCAGGCAGCACACGAAGATGATCAGGGCCGCCAGACCGAAGCGCCAGGTCAGAGAGGCGACCGGATCCACCGTCCCCAGCTGCCATGTGATGGCGTACCACGTCGTGCCCCAGATGATCGCGCAGATCGCGACGCCGAGGATGGCCAGAACACCGGCGGAGGGATTGCGCAGTTCGGAAGGGGTCAAGGGGGACTCAAAGGGACGGCGCGCGACAGGAAAGGCCTGGGATGCGCCTCCGACCGGGTCGGCGCAACACCGATCCCGTTCGCTGCTGACAAGTTCCGACTATGTCAGGCGCGTAGCTTCAGCGCGGCGCGATCCGCCGGGGGCACGGCGGCGTAGACGGTGGCCGGGCGAATGCCCAGACGCGCCCGCGCGGTCTCCAGCGGCTCGGCGAACAGGGCCTCATAGTCCAGGCCCGGCAGCCATTGCGCGCGCCTCCCGTTGCGCCAGGCCTGGAATACGGCTCGACGGGCGGGGATCGATCGCTTCTCCCGTTGGATCTCTCGCGCCGCGCCCCAGCCGATGAAGCCGAAGCCCAGATTGTGCGTCTGGGCGTACGAGAAGCTGACGACGCAGGCCTCGCCGAGAGCGTCGGTGCCGTAGCCGGTCAGAACGTGCCAGATGTCGTGCACGTCGCGCAGGCGGCGCGAGTACCAGACGATCGGATGTTGGGCGTCGATCTCCGGCGCGACTTCCCGCGCTGTTTCTGCCAGGCCGTCGGCGGTGAAGCCACGCGCCTCGCGAAAGGCCCTGTACTCGCCGCCAACGGTGCCGGGGCCGAACCGGCCGAGCCAGTCGGGGTCGTCGAGTTTCAGCGCCAGCTCGTCGCGCAGGAAGGCTTGCCGCCCGCCCTCGACCGTCTTCAAGAGCCGGCCGTAGCCCTTCGCGCCCGACCGACCCGTCAGGGCGCGCATGATCTCGAACACCTGAGCGGTGTCTTCCTTGTCGCGGATCAGCTTGCGGAACGCGCGCAAGGCCCTGACGGGGCGGATTCTCTGCGGTCGCAGCACCTCGAACTCATCGGGGTAGACGGCGGCGTCCATCGTCATGGAAACTCCTCGCGACAAGTCGGCTACCCTATCGCAACCGACTCCCCCGTTAAAGCCGTCCGTCGGAGACCTCGTGCTCAAGAAACGCTCCGTCGTCCTCGCCGGTCACGCCACCTCTGTGGCGCTGGAGCCAGAATTCTGGGCGGTGCTTGATCGGATCGCGACGGCGCGCGGGCTCAGCCATGCGGGCCTCTTGGCATGGGTCGACGAGACGCGCGGCCGACAGCCTCTGGCGTCGGCCTGTCGCCTGCTGGCGCTGGAGTTCGCGGCGTCAGAAAGGGTCATTGGCGAACGCTGAATTTAAGGCGCAGCTTGGGTTCCTCAACCCGGAGCACCACCGTGCAGATCGACCGCAGCCTTATCCCGCCAGCCATCATCGGCGGCCTCATCGCCCTGGGCCTCATCGGGGCCGGGATCGCCGTCGGCGGGGGCGTGGTCAACGCCAACACCGGCAACCGACAGGTCACGGTGCGGGGCGTCGCCGAGCGCAATGTCGAGGCCGACCTGGCCATCCTATCCCTGCGTTTCACGGTCGCCGGCGAGGCCCTGCCGGACGTGCAGGCCAAGATCGACGGCGATTTGGCCAAGGTCCGCACGTTCCTGCGGGCCCAGGGCTATGGCGACGACATCATCACCATCGGCCGTCTGGAGGTCACCGACACCCAGTCGCAGAGCTATGCCCCGTCCGATGGCACGCCCCACTATATCGTCGCCCAGAGCGTGACGGTGCGGACCACGGACGTCGCCCGTGTCGCCCAGACCGAGCGAGCGCTGAACGACCTGGTGCGCCAGGGCGTGCTGCTGGACTTCACCGCCCCGACCTATGTCTTCACCAAGCTGAACGAGGTGCGGCCGGAGATGATCGCGGAGGCCACCGCCTCGGCCCGGTCGGGCGCCGAACAGTTCGCAAAAGATTCCGGCGCCCCGCTGGGCCCGATCAAACAGGCGACGCAAGGGTCGTTCGAGATCCTGGCGCGGGAGGACGTCGATACGGAATCGACGTCGCTCGACAAGCGTGTCCGGGTGGTCGCCACGGTGACCTACCAGCTGCGCTGATCGCGACGCCCAAAGAAGAACGCCCGCCGGAGCGATCCGGCGGGCGTTTTCGTGGTCAGTTGGACGGCGCCGGGCCCGGCGAGGGCAGGGTCGGCGGCTCCACGTTGGGAAGGTCCAGCTTCGGTGGGTCGGGCAGGTTCACATCCACATCGACGTTGGTGTCCGCCACCTTGTCGACAGGGTTGGAATTGCCGTTCCAGACCATGAAGGCGATCACGGCCACGACAACCAGAAGCGCGCCGACGATGAGGGCCATCGCGCCGCCTCCGCCGCCGCTGCGCTCTGGCTGGACGTTGACGGTGGTTTGACGCGGGGGCTCCACCACCACGACGCGCTCCGGCGGGAGGTTCGGATCGGTCATCGGTCAGCCCGCCTTCGGGGCTTCGACAGACGGCAAGTTCACGTCGACGTCGACTTTCTTGGTGTCGCCGCCCATACCGCCTTGCACGAAGACGAAATAGGCCACGATGGCCAGCACGACGACGACCGCGCCGACGATGAAGGCGAGGCCGGTGTTGCCGCCGCCGCTGGAAGTGTTCTCAGCCATTGTTTGGTCCCTCTCGGTTGTCCCCTGGAGCCCAAGAAACACCGGCCACGCTTGCGGGTTCCGCCACCGTACCAAGGTCAGGGCCTGACTTTGCCGCATGTGCTCATTATGTTCTCGACTCCTGTTCCGTGCCCGAGTGCCTTCGTTTGACCGATTCACTGCCCGCCCCACGCATTTCCGATCTGGCCCGTTCGCGCGGACCGGGCGGCTTCGCGCATCAGACTCCGGACTATCTGTCGGGGCTGAATCCCGAGCAGCGCGAAGCCGTGGAGACGACCGAGGGACCGGTTCTCGTTCTCGCCGGCGCGGGGACCGGCAAGACCCGCGTCCTGACCACCCGGCTGGCTCACATCCTGGCGATGGGGAAGGCGAGGCCGTGGGAGTTGCTGGTCGTCACCTTCACCAACAAGGCAGCGCGGGAGATGCGCGAGCGGATCACCCACCTGATCGGGCCGTCCGCCGAGGGGCTACGCTGGCTCGGCACCTTCCACTCGGTCGCCGCTCAAATCTTGCGTCGCCATGCCGAACTCGTCGGGCTGAAGTCGACCTTCACCATTCTCGACACCGACGATCAGGAGCGGCTGCTGAAACAGCTGCTCGAGGCCGCCAACATCGACACCAAGCGCTGGACGCCCAAGTCGCTGGCCGGGCTGATCGACCACTGGAAGAATCGCGGCTGGACACCGGAGAAGCTGCCGCCCGGCGAGGATTTCGCCAACGGCAAGGGCCAGGCGCTGTACGCCGCCTATCAGTCGCGGCTGGCGACGCTAAACGCCTGCGATTTCGGCGATCTGTTGCTGCACAACCTGACGATCCTGTCCAAGCATTCTGACCTTGCCGAGGAATATCGTCGACGCTTCCGCTACATCTTGGTCGACGAGTACCAGGACACCAACGTCGCCCAGTACCTCTGGCTG
Proteins encoded in this window:
- a CDS encoding SIMPL domain-containing protein (The SIMPL domain is named for its presence in mouse protein SIMPL (signalling molecule that associates with mouse pelle-like kinase). Bacterial member BP26, from Brucella, was shown to assemble into a channel-like structure, while YggE from E. coli has been associated with resistance to oxidative stress.), which produces MQIDRSLIPPAIIGGLIALGLIGAGIAVGGGVVNANTGNRQVTVRGVAERNVEADLAILSLRFTVAGEALPDVQAKIDGDLAKVRTFLRAQGYGDDIITIGRLEVTDTQSQSYAPSDGTPHYIVAQSVTVRTTDVARVAQTERALNDLVRQGVLLDFTAPTYVFTKLNEVRPEMIAEATASARSGAEQFAKDSGAPLGPIKQATQGSFEILAREDVDTESTSLDKRVRVVATVTYQLR
- a CDS encoding Coq4 family protein → MTMDAAVYPDEFEVLRPQRIRPVRALRAFRKLIRDKEDTAQVFEIMRALTGRSGAKGYGRLLKTVEGGRQAFLRDELALKLDDPDWLGRFGPGTVGGEYRAFREARGFTADGLAETAREVAPEIDAQHPIVWYSRRLRDVHDIWHVLTGYGTDALGEACVVSFSYAQTHNLGFGFIGWGAAREIQREKRSIPARRAVFQAWRNGRRAQWLPGLDYEALFAEPLETARARLGIRPATVYAAVPPADRAALKLRA
- a CDS encoding ribbon-helix-helix domain-containing protein, which codes for MLKKRSVVLAGHATSVALEPEFWAVLDRIATARGLSHAGLLAWVDETRGRQPLASACRLLALEFAASERVIGER